In one Dermacentor variabilis isolate Ectoservices chromosome 4, ASM5094787v1, whole genome shotgun sequence genomic region, the following are encoded:
- the LOC142579692 gene encoding alpha-tocopherol transfer protein-like isoform X3, whose protein sequence is MAKVSKIHNQLQDAAVTKTKAALDLEEVARLELGETPEVKADSLVRLRQLLAEEPSLKIPSSDDLLVMFLRARKYRVQQASQMVKNYFRARRDVPEFFHELVPEKVPFRTICHDHKLLMISPEPGEYGRCMAVIKVGAWNPDICSLLDYTRAGLLLTNSWLLEDVPSICGVECVLDLAGLNILHLTQLTPAYLMKLATITQECCPVRIKAVYIVNHPKIFEVLFAVIKPFLRSKLLSRRWTFRGPARPYLPVAPQYGGAVGC, encoded by the exons ATGGCGAAAGTGTCCAAGATTCACAATCAACTA CAGGATGCCGCCGTCACTAAAACTAAAGCAGCGCTGGACCTTGAAGAAGTGGCTAGGCTTGAACTCGGTGAAACGCCTGAAGTCAAAGCGGACTCGTTGGTACGGCTACGCCAACTGTTAGCAG AGGAGCCATCCTTGAAGATTCCTTCGAGCGATGACCTTCTGGTAATGTTCCTGCGAGCCAGAAAATACAGAGTACAACAGGCCTCCCAAATGGTGAAAAACTACTTCCGCGCGCGACGAGATGTACCGGAGTTCTTTCATGAACTTGTCCCTGAGAAAGTTCCCTTCAGAACCATTTGCCACGACCACAAACTCCTGATGATATCGCCCGAACCAGGCGAGTATGGCCGGTGCATGGCGGTCATCAAAGTAG GTGCCTGGAACCCTGACATCTGCAGCCTTTTGGACTATACCAGAGCAGGGCTTCTGTTGACCAACAGCTGGCTCCTTGAAGATGTTCCATCAATATGTGGGGTCGAGTGCGTCTTAGACTTGGCGGGATTAAACATCCTTCATCTGACGCAGCTCACACCAGCGTACCTGATGAAATTGGCTACCATTACGCAG GAGTGCTGTCCCGTGCGGATAAAAGCTGTCTACATAGTAAACCACCCGAAGATCTTTGAAGTCCTCTTCGCAGTGATCAAGCCGTTCCTACGCAGCAAGCTGCTAAGCAGA cggtggacctttcgtGGACCAGCCCGACCTTATCTACCGGTAGCTCCGCAGTACGGCGGTGCTGTcggctgttga
- the LOC142579692 gene encoding alpha-tocopherol transfer protein-like isoform X2 has protein sequence MAKVSKIHNQLDAAVTKTKAALDLEEVARLELGETPEVKADSLVRLRQLLAEEPSLKIPSSDDLLVMFLRARKYRVQQASQMVKNYFRARRDVPEFFHELVPEKVPFRTICHDHKLLMISPEPGEYGRCMAVIKVGAWNPDICSLLDYTRAGLLLTNSWLLEDVPSICGVECVLDLAGLNILHLTQLTPAYLMKLATITQECCPVRIKAVYIVNHPKIFEVLFAVIKPFLRSKLLSRVHFVGREASEFWGRFPGDLVPAELGGRREQFDYDRQEKLVQSRSAFFESLCTCGYRKNKT, from the exons ATGGCGAAAGTGTCCAAGATTCACAATCAACTA GATGCCGCCGTCACTAAAACTAAAGCAGCGCTGGACCTTGAAGAAGTGGCTAGGCTTGAACTCGGTGAAACGCCTGAAGTCAAAGCGGACTCGTTGGTACGGCTACGCCAACTGTTAGCAG AGGAGCCATCCTTGAAGATTCCTTCGAGCGATGACCTTCTGGTAATGTTCCTGCGAGCCAGAAAATACAGAGTACAACAGGCCTCCCAAATGGTGAAAAACTACTTCCGCGCGCGACGAGATGTACCGGAGTTCTTTCATGAACTTGTCCCTGAGAAAGTTCCCTTCAGAACCATTTGCCACGACCACAAACTCCTGATGATATCGCCCGAACCAGGCGAGTATGGCCGGTGCATGGCGGTCATCAAAGTAG GTGCCTGGAACCCTGACATCTGCAGCCTTTTGGACTATACCAGAGCAGGGCTTCTGTTGACCAACAGCTGGCTCCTTGAAGATGTTCCATCAATATGTGGGGTCGAGTGCGTCTTAGACTTGGCGGGATTAAACATCCTTCATCTGACGCAGCTCACACCAGCGTACCTGATGAAATTGGCTACCATTACGCAG GAGTGCTGTCCCGTGCGGATAAAAGCTGTCTACATAGTAAACCACCCGAAGATCTTTGAAGTCCTCTTCGCAGTGATCAAGCCGTTCCTACGCAGCAAGCTGCTAAGCAGA GTCCACTTCGTTGGCCGCGAAGCTTCTGAGTTTTGGGGCCGCTTTCCAGGCGACCTCGTACCAGCGGAACTCGGCGGGAGGCGGGAGCAGTTTGATTATGATCGTCAAGAGAAGTTGGTGCAAAGCAGAAGCGCCTTCTTCGAAAGCTTGTGCACCTGCGGATACAGAAAGAATAAGACCTGA
- the LOC142579692 gene encoding alpha-tocopherol transfer protein-like isoform X1 → MAKVSKIHNQLQDAAVTKTKAALDLEEVARLELGETPEVKADSLVRLRQLLAEEPSLKIPSSDDLLVMFLRARKYRVQQASQMVKNYFRARRDVPEFFHELVPEKVPFRTICHDHKLLMISPEPGEYGRCMAVIKVGAWNPDICSLLDYTRAGLLLTNSWLLEDVPSICGVECVLDLAGLNILHLTQLTPAYLMKLATITQECCPVRIKAVYIVNHPKIFEVLFAVIKPFLRSKLLSRVHFVGREASEFWGRFPGDLVPAELGGRREQFDYDRQEKLVQSRSAFFESLCTCGYRKNKT, encoded by the exons ATGGCGAAAGTGTCCAAGATTCACAATCAACTA CAGGATGCCGCCGTCACTAAAACTAAAGCAGCGCTGGACCTTGAAGAAGTGGCTAGGCTTGAACTCGGTGAAACGCCTGAAGTCAAAGCGGACTCGTTGGTACGGCTACGCCAACTGTTAGCAG AGGAGCCATCCTTGAAGATTCCTTCGAGCGATGACCTTCTGGTAATGTTCCTGCGAGCCAGAAAATACAGAGTACAACAGGCCTCCCAAATGGTGAAAAACTACTTCCGCGCGCGACGAGATGTACCGGAGTTCTTTCATGAACTTGTCCCTGAGAAAGTTCCCTTCAGAACCATTTGCCACGACCACAAACTCCTGATGATATCGCCCGAACCAGGCGAGTATGGCCGGTGCATGGCGGTCATCAAAGTAG GTGCCTGGAACCCTGACATCTGCAGCCTTTTGGACTATACCAGAGCAGGGCTTCTGTTGACCAACAGCTGGCTCCTTGAAGATGTTCCATCAATATGTGGGGTCGAGTGCGTCTTAGACTTGGCGGGATTAAACATCCTTCATCTGACGCAGCTCACACCAGCGTACCTGATGAAATTGGCTACCATTACGCAG GAGTGCTGTCCCGTGCGGATAAAAGCTGTCTACATAGTAAACCACCCGAAGATCTTTGAAGTCCTCTTCGCAGTGATCAAGCCGTTCCTACGCAGCAAGCTGCTAAGCAGA GTCCACTTCGTTGGCCGCGAAGCTTCTGAGTTTTGGGGCCGCTTTCCAGGCGACCTCGTACCAGCGGAACTCGGCGGGAGGCGGGAGCAGTTTGATTATGATCGTCAAGAGAAGTTGGTGCAAAGCAGAAGCGCCTTCTTCGAAAGCTTGTGCACCTGCGGATACAGAAAGAATAAGACCTGA
- the LOC142579692 gene encoding alpha-tocopherol transfer protein-like isoform X4 has protein sequence MAKVSKIHNQLQDAAVTKTKAALDLEEVARLELGETPEVKADSLVRLRQLLAEEPSLKIPSSDDLLVMFLRARKYRVQQASQMVKNYFRARRDVPEFFHELVPEKVPFRTICHDHKLLMISPEPGEYGRCMAVIKVGAWNPDICSLLDYTRAGLLLTNSWLLEDVPSICGVECVLDLAGLNILHLTQLTPAYLMKLATITQECCPVRIKAVYIVNHPKIFEVLFAVIKPFLRSKLLSRVRAPPQDDSGVLEEKTKK, from the exons ATGGCGAAAGTGTCCAAGATTCACAATCAACTA CAGGATGCCGCCGTCACTAAAACTAAAGCAGCGCTGGACCTTGAAGAAGTGGCTAGGCTTGAACTCGGTGAAACGCCTGAAGTCAAAGCGGACTCGTTGGTACGGCTACGCCAACTGTTAGCAG AGGAGCCATCCTTGAAGATTCCTTCGAGCGATGACCTTCTGGTAATGTTCCTGCGAGCCAGAAAATACAGAGTACAACAGGCCTCCCAAATGGTGAAAAACTACTTCCGCGCGCGACGAGATGTACCGGAGTTCTTTCATGAACTTGTCCCTGAGAAAGTTCCCTTCAGAACCATTTGCCACGACCACAAACTCCTGATGATATCGCCCGAACCAGGCGAGTATGGCCGGTGCATGGCGGTCATCAAAGTAG GTGCCTGGAACCCTGACATCTGCAGCCTTTTGGACTATACCAGAGCAGGGCTTCTGTTGACCAACAGCTGGCTCCTTGAAGATGTTCCATCAATATGTGGGGTCGAGTGCGTCTTAGACTTGGCGGGATTAAACATCCTTCATCTGACGCAGCTCACACCAGCGTACCTGATGAAATTGGCTACCATTACGCAG GAGTGCTGTCCCGTGCGGATAAAAGCTGTCTACATAGTAAACCACCCGAAGATCTTTGAAGTCCTCTTCGCAGTGATCAAGCCGTTCCTACGCAGCAAGCTGCTAAGCAGA